GTTTGAAAATGTATACATGCTTGATATTTCCTTCttcaaattttaaagaaaaagatgTTAACGTTTAGAAGCCAGGATCACTGAAGCGCATTTCAGCCTGGACAATCACACCTTTATGTACTTGTAATGTCTCCAAAATCTTTCTGCAGTGAATGTtgcgttttaaaataaaacaggacacTGTTCTGCGGAGTGCTATCAGAGTTGTCAGCCTGTCTGTCGAGATGTTCCATGTCCCGTTGAAGTTgaagtgaggtgtgtgtgtgtttcaggtcaTCTGGTCAGCGTAGTGGTGCTGGTCCTGCCTTTGAGACACATTGTGAGGCTGTACCTGTACGTCCTGACAGGCCTGCTGCTCTATGTGGGTCACCAAGTCTCCAGGTGTGTgttgctgctgcttctgccagGCGCACAGATGCCCACTTTTCCGCTGACTGAACAACACCAAGCTGCCAGGCACACCACCCAGCTGTGCAAACCTGCCATGGCATGCCAGAACCTGCACAGCTCACGGGTGCCGACATTGGCTTGATTGGCCATTGCAGCATGCAGTCACGTGAATGTTCTCTAAAGGTGCTAATTTGTGTTAGGGTGGTGTGTACTGCTGCTAATGATTCCTGCAGTTCATTTTAAGCTGCCGTATTTGGCATGCAGAGATGTTCCCGGAGGGAAATAATGAAAGTTTGacaagtttgttttttctggGGAAACGCAATATGGTCAATAGCAGGTTACATCTTATGGAACATTGGCATCATCCCACTTGTACGTAGCATTTCCTGTGACCAACAGTTTTTAGCGCCTCGTTTCCCTTACCCCTAACATGGCTAGTTGTGAGTGGTTTGGCAGCAGTATGGAGGCGGAGCCTGTAGCCGGAGCTCACATCAAGGCACGGGCTTATGCGTGCACAGCTTATGTACAATGTCATCATTGACCTCAGACCAGATTAACAGCCTATCAGAACTTTATATGGCCTTGTTCTTTCCCCCTTGACATCAGCTTGACCTGATTTGGaagacagtgatgtcacagtagcttCTGGATTGATGCAGCTTGAGCTGAGGCTCCGCCCAGATGTATTTGGACGTATGTGTAAAGAGGCTGGGGTTGGGTATGTCATTGGGGTAGAGTTTCACCATTGCTTCTTCAGTTCAAGACCAAAGAATAAGGTGCAACCCAGTGGTGTCAACTGATGCCccggagggctgcagtgtctgcaagtTTTTCTGGTTTCATTTCTATCAGCAGCCGGTGTCGGCCTTGGAAACAGGAATTCTTTAGCCTATTCATTCTGTAAATTGCACTTTGGAGCATGACAATCCGTGTACAGGATAGCTTTCTTCTTATCTGTCAGTGTAAGTCTCCATGCCTTCTGTTCCCAGATCAGCATTCAGCGGATCATGCACTGCTCTTGCTGATCACTCATCTGAGGTCAACAGAGACTGTTGGAGCGAGAGgggttatttttgtttgaattaatttcagatttgtCTCACAATCTGGCAACCTTTGGATCAAACAAAGGAAAACCAGCCACTTAATTTTCTCTCTTACTTTCTGCCCTTGTTGCAAATGACCGTTGCACAAGAAGTGCAATGCTTTTAATCTGTTCTGTCAGACCATCTGCATGTGAGCCCTTTGAATCCTTCACAGAGATTATGTGCGTGGAGAGCTGCATTATGGGTACGAGGGAGCAGTGTATCTGGACTCCTTGGCTTTCAGCCGTTTCGTTGCTGCTCTGACAAGTAAGTAGGTCCTTGAACCACACAACAACCTCCCACTTCAGTTGCGTGTTTCTCAAAGTGCTCTGGGTTGAGGAAAGCAAGCACGCTCTTCCTCCGGCTTAAAGGGATAGCTcagtttttggggtttttgttATAATTTCTGTGTTGGTGCACGTTCGTGATGGCACAGACATTTTTTAAGGTGTCATCAAGGGTATTTGACATATTTGCAGATGTTTCTGAAAACCTGCAAGGTTCACAGTGGCTGGTATAGGGATGTTCAGGGGTTTGTATCCTAAAACAACagaatacacttcaagtaactccaaagtaACTTCTACAGTGATGTTATGCTTTTTGAGGTCTTTGCATACACCATGTTTGAGACCAGCTCATTTTTATCAAGAGGATTAAAGTCGCATTCTGTTCTTTCTCCCTTTCACACATTTCTGTtgcatgagtgtctgtgtgactcaCTCTGTTGTATGTGAGAATGTATTCTGGTGTCATTAATATTGTACCTGTGATGTTGATTTGCACAGGTCAGATTATCCTCAGCACCCTGTGTGCCTTCCTGATGAAGACCAGGAAAGTGTGGCTCTTCTCAGCTcacctgctccccctgctggcccgcCTCTGCGCCACGCCCCACGCCACGCTGGTCACCGTCAGCTCCTTCGCCATGGTCCTCACAGGCCTGGAGGTGGCACTCTTCCTCATCTCCAACCTCTTCGTGCCCTACCAGCTGGCCAGGGCGGCTTACAGGGAGctcctgcaggtggaggtgagccAGAATGAGGGAGCCAGCAGCAGCCTGGGCGGGTCGAGCAGGCCGCTTCCTCTTTACTACGAAGTGTGACCTAGAAAGGGAAGACTTTTAGATCTGATTGGATAGTCAAATTGTGTGTCTGGTGTCAGGTGGGAGGAAGTGTTTCCATGGAACTGAAGAATCAAACGGAACCCTGTAAGATACAACGTGACAATACAAAAACGTTAGCGAACAAAAATCACTTCTAAATGAGAGCGAGGCTACTGTTGTACTTAAAGGAaggttaatgtgtgtgtgtcactttAAGAAGTGCTAACCTCTGTCCtctcctgcctctctgtcttTATCCTTCTCCCAGGTGCTGGAGCTGTACAGACTGCTTGCACTCGGGATCACTCTGTGGAATCAGTTTGCCGTCCCTACCCTCTTCAGTGTCTTTTGGTTTGTGCTGTTCCTGGTGCAGGTTTACTCTCATGCCACCTCCAGCAATCCCTTCGCCAACCACCAGGGGGTGCTATTTGTTTTCCTTACCAGGTACAATTAGCTATCCAGTGAGAGGCTCTCTGTACTGTGCATAAATGTCTTAAGCAAGGATAGTAACTTGTGATTGCAGGCAAGGATATTAGTTATGATCCAAGTAATTCTCTCATCTACTGTCATACTAATCCTAATACTAACTAGTATGAACAGAATACAATAATATCACTGCTGTCATCACCATACAATAATTGAAACTGGGAGTATGAATTCCCCGTTGCTAGCTGTTCTCAGTGGAGGTGACCCCAGTCTTTGAAAGGGCTGAAATCTGTCCGCACCACTAGATGAACGCGGTGAAACTAAAGCTGGCTGTACCTCTCGCGAACTCTGCTACAAGGTCGTGGCAGAGTTGAGAGATAGGGATTGTTATTCATTAACTTTATGATGTGTTGACATACTTATTGGCTGTGTCCCGTTGCCTCAGgcctgtgcgtgcatgtgtgtgtgtgcgtgtgtgtgcgtgtgtgtgcgtgtgtgtatgtttgtacatgcgtgtgtgtttgtgtgcgtgcgtacatgtgtgcgcgtgtgtgtttgtgtgcgtgcgtacgtgtgtgtgtgtgtgaatgtctgtgtgtgtgcatgtctgtgtatgtgtgtgtgtgtgtgtgtgcgcatgtgtgtgtttctcttccCACGCAGTGTCTCGGAGTGCTGTGCCACGCCTTACTCCCTGCTGGGCCTGACCTTCGTGGTGTCTTACCTGGCACTGGGGCTGCTGAACCTCTGCAAGTTCTACGTGGGCGGCTACGCAGCCGTGCAGAACGAGAATGTCATGCACAGGTACGCATCGCGCCCGCGACCAACAGCATCGTCCTGCGTGCCGCACCAGCGTTTCTCACTCTCATATCCATAGCACACTCGTCTGCTTCCATAGCGCCTCTGTGCGGTCGTTTTGCGTTCCTCATTTGCACTGCTGACATCTGTCGAAGTTGTCCGAGTTTCCCAGCTTACAGTTTTTGAgtattgtttgtgtgcattggTGGATATTAACTGAGTTTAGGCTAAGTGCTTTGTTCAAGGGCACAAGAGCAGCCTTTGAGCAGTGGTAATTCAGCCAGCAGAATTGTGATCAGCACAGCTCCCTTATAGCTTTGTTGCACAGATTATTGCTTATTTGGATCCCCATTAGTTGTTGCCAAGGCAACAACTACTCTTCCTGGGTctgcataaaatacatattgtgtgttagtgttagttagacatttgtatttcataaatgcctgaatgttttttcagttccttttaaatctgtcaaaacaaaattatgaatggcATCTGTTTCTATTGGCTAAatgattgttattataataatttttttttgtcttcctccTGCGCTCCAGGGGGGTGACGGAGGGCGtgacgctgctgctgctggccctGCAGACGGGCCTGCTGGACATGCAGGTGCTGCAGCGCACCTTCCTCCTCAGCATCATCCTCTTCATCGTGGTCACCTCCACCCTGCAGTCCATGATCGAGATCACCGACCCCATCATCCTGGCCCTCGGGGCCTCCCGTAACAGGTCTGGTCGCCGTGGCCCAATCACTGAACAGCATGTGCGCAGGAAGAATGTTACATTAGACTTTTCATTTCCTGAAAGTGATTTTTCAGTGaactataaaaaatattttgagtaagCAATGTGCAAGTTGTGTAAGCAGTGAGTAATTGCTGAGTAAAGGATGTGTAAGTTATGTGTAAGCAGTGAGTAATTGCTGAGGAAGCATGAATTGCCGAGTAAGCGACGTGTAAGTGACGTGCTCCGTCTGGACCTCCCTCAGGAGCGTGTGGAGACACTGCCGGGGTCTCAGCATGTGCCTGctcctcctcatcttccccGGCTTCATGGCCTATAAGATCTCCCAGTTCTTCCACATGGACTTCTGGCTGCTCATCCTGGTGTCCAGCTGCATGCTCACCTCCCTGCAGGTAAGAGGTCAACGATCAGAGGTCAGGAACCATGCCTATGAAGCCCTGATGTGTACAGTGATGGGCTTTGCACTCTTGCTTACTGTAGACCACAACACTGCCTAGCCGTGGATGTTAGTGTGTCAGCAGTACTGTGGAAACACTAACAAGAACATTGGAAGCTTTCTTTGGTTCATCTCCAGTTTTAGTTCTAGTTCCCCCTTAGTGGTGCAGGCACAGAGCCTGTTGATTGGTGGGCTCCAGCTGCCAATCAGCAAGTCTAGGAAGGTCCCAGTTCAGGGATTGGTTTAAAACTGCGCTTTTTGTCCCGGCGGCCGCCCAGGTGACGGGCACCCTGCTGATCTACTCACTGTTCATGGTGGAGCTGGCGCGGCGGGACCCCATCGACAGCCTGGACGAGATCATCTACTGCGTGAACGCGGTGAGCCGGGTGCTGGAGTTCCTGGTGGCGCTGTGCGTGGTGGCCTACGGCACCTGGGAGTCGCTGCTGGGCGAGTGGAGCTGGATGGGCGCCTCGGTCATCATCATCCACTCCTACTTCAACGTGTGGCTCCGCGCCCAGTCAGGCTGGCGCAGCTTCCTGCTGCGCCGCGAGGCCGCCCACAAGATCAACTCGCTGCCCCGCGCCACCGACGAGCAGCTGCGCCGCCACAACGACGTCTGCGCCATCTGCTTCCAGGTCAGCCGGGGGTCGGGGACCTTGCCTTGCGTACACTGGGCGGCTCTGGGTGGCTGTTTGTGGCCTAGCGGCCTTCGAAGCCTGTAAATTTCATGTCGGTTGTGGCTCGAGAGCTTTCGGTCTCGGTTGGTTGAGCGGGGAGAAGGATTGCAGAGCTCTAGCTGCTTGATAAtaagagggagtgaaagaggcGCTATGTTATCGCTAAATGTTTCATGAGTACTCTGATAAGGTCCCAACCTCAATTTCAGGCGCGGTATCTTGTGTGATGGAGTGCGCGTCTCTGTTCTGCAGGAGATGAGCTCCGCCGTGGTGACGCTCTGCGGGCACTTCTTCCACGGAAACTGCCTGCGCAAGTGGCTGTACGTGCAGGAGACCTGCCCCATGTGCCACCAGCCGGTGAAGCCCACTGCGTCCCCGCAGGGCCCGGCCGCCGAGGCCCAGGAAGGGGCCGCTCCGGCCGGGGAGGCTGAAAATCGAGCCCCAGGCTTCGgctgggaggaggaggccggCCTGGAGCAGACCGCGGAGGGCGACCCGGGTCgggcggaggaggcggggaggggggaaaatGCCCAGGCCCCGGCCGACGCCGGAGCGCCCCCCGACCTCAGTGGGGTGCCGGTGCGGGGCCTCCGCTTCAACGCCAGCGGGCACTTCGTGGGCTTGGCCACCCCCGAGGGGGCGTGGTCGGGGGCGGACCCTTGGGTGTgggccctggaggaggagcggcTGGAGGGCAGGAACGGGGCGGGGCTGCACGGCAGGCCGGATGACGGAGCCAAAGCGGGGATGGTCAGCGGGGATCCGGAGCAGACCGAGCAAGGGTTACCGCCGCTCGCTGCAGGCGGCTCCTCCcatgggggcggagcctggggcCCCCAAAACAGCCTCTGGGGAAAGGGGTTGGACGGGCTTCTTTTAGGGAAATCTCATACGAGCGCGAGGGGACACGAGGCTGATACAACGGGTCTCAAGGTCAAGGAAAGCGGACCACAGGAAACCACGTCGGACAGACTTCCGCGAAGTAGAACCCCGTTGTCCGGAACGGCGGAGGAATACGACCCCGACGGCGTAGGGGACGTCAGTCGAGGGCCGACGCCAGCGGAGGGCGACGATCCGAACGCGGGCAGCGTGGCGGACGGCCTCGGACAGGACCCGGGGCCTGCACGGACCGGGCTGAACTGAGAGTGAATGGGTCTGGACCGTTGCAGTCAGCAGCTGGGCTGCTCAGtgcagggggcggagtctgcgGAGGAAGAGGCAAATGATATGAACCCGGGGGAGCGGGTGGAGGTGGCTAGAGTGTCATGTAGCACCGAAGGAAAAGTCCACCCGACCTCTCAAACGTGTACACCCTCTGTCCGTGGAGGATAACAGGactacatactgtatgaacaTCACCTTATAGTTTCCTGAAGTAGAACAAAGGTGTACACATATCCAGGTCTACGGCTAAGCCAAAACTGTGCTGTTGCgattggagggagggggaaaaaaacagcagatagGTAATTATAGTGAACTTTTCCAAGTTTCCTTAtatgaaagcaaactaaaaAATTAAGCTTCCTGTAAAATTCTGATTCAgataaattaaacaagctctaaaAAGTAGGTTAAgtagttctaaaaaaaaatgtcactgtttaaattattcaaatgtttcaACTGAGCAAAGATGTATTGCCAACCTCTGTTGCTGTCATTGTTGTTCGAACTTTGTGAAGGTCTGCCTCCTCGTAGGTTCTACATGGTTTCAACCTTTAAGCAGGGACAATTAGTGTAAAGATACAGTTCTGTCAGGTcaagcattttatttgttttctttcagaatgtaataactactttcatttttttgagtaTCCTGAAGCAAGTTCCTTCTGATCAGGGCGCTGGGGAAAGAGAATAGTTTTGCCAAAGTCGCATTTATTGTAGTTTATCTCTTAGACACTTGAATACTCTGTAGGTTGACAGCGGTTTTTGGAGACTGCTGAAAGGACAAGTTTGTTTGGAGAAAAATAGCCTCAGAAGCACAAACACTACGGATGACATCTTCTATGAGCTGCCTTCTCAAAACTACAATGTATCAGAAACATGAAGTGtgtaaatgatattttaaaatcctttatttagttttgtttgtgtgtgtgtgtgtgcgtgtgtgtgtgtgtgtgtgtgtgtgtgtgtgcgtgcgtgcgcgtgtgtgtgttgcagtttgAGTTCAGCTGTTCAAACAGGGATCTCAATTTCACTGCAGCAGAGACATTTATCCTGAAGACTATGGAAGACCCATCTGGACACTGTGATCCCACCCCACGACTATGTGCCTACAACCCAGAGAGCGGGGTTTTTACAGACACTGAGTCATCACATTACATCTGCAGAGCTACAGTGTAAATCGGGCATGCTGTATTTGCCACAT
This region of Anguilla anguilla isolate fAngAng1 chromosome 5, fAngAng1.pri, whole genome shotgun sequence genomic DNA includes:
- the zmp:0000000662 gene encoding RING finger protein 145 isoform X1, with protein sequence MKMPRLEEIANVALRVPSILMLDLLYKCDIDSFTEHLKAKNEDMLFKYKYVIWNLYYVGHLVSVVVLVLPLRHIVRLYLYVLTGLLLYVGHQVSRDYVRGELHYGYEGAVYLDSLAFSRFVAALTSQIILSTLCAFLMKTRKVWLFSAHLLPLLARLCATPHATLVTVSSFAMVLTGLEVALFLISNLFVPYQLARAAYRELLQVEVLELYRLLALGITLWNQFAVPTLFSVFWFVLFLVQVYSHATSSNPFANHQGVLFVFLTSVSECCATPYSLLGLTFVVSYLALGLLNLCKFYVGGYAAVQNENVMHRGVTEGVTLLLLALQTGLLDMQVLQRTFLLSIILFIVVTSTLQSMIEITDPIILALGASRNRSVWRHCRGLSMCLLLLIFPGFMAYKISQFFHMDFWLLILVSSCMLTSLQVTGTLLIYSLFMVELARRDPIDSLDEIIYCVNAVSRVLEFLVALCVVAYGTWESLLGEWSWMGASVIIIHSYFNVWLRAQSGWRSFLLRREAAHKINSLPRATDEQLRRHNDVCAICFQEMSSAVVTLCGHFFHGNCLRKWLYVQETCPMCHQPVKPTASPQGPAAEAQEGAAPAGEAENRAPGFGWEEEAGLEQTAEGDPGRAEEAGRGENAQAPADAGAPPDLSGVPVRGLRFNASGHFVGLATPEGAWSGADPWVWALEEERLEGRNGAGLHGRPDDGAKAGMVSGDPEQTEQGLPPLAAGGSSHGGGAWGPQNSLWGKGLDGLLLGKSHTSARGHEADTTGLKVKESGPQETTSDRLPRSRTPLSGTAEEYDPDGVGDVSRGPTPAEGDDPNAGSVADGLGQDPGPARTGLN
- the zmp:0000000662 gene encoding RING finger protein 145 isoform X2, with product MKMPRLEEIANVALRVPSILMLDLLYKCDIDSFTEHLKAKNEDMLFKYKYVIWNLYYVGQIILSTLCAFLMKTRKVWLFSAHLLPLLARLCATPHATLVTVSSFAMVLTGLEVALFLISNLFVPYQLARAAYRELLQVEVLELYRLLALGITLWNQFAVPTLFSVFWFVLFLVQVYSHATSSNPFANHQGVLFVFLTSVSECCATPYSLLGLTFVVSYLALGLLNLCKFYVGGYAAVQNENVMHRGVTEGVTLLLLALQTGLLDMQVLQRTFLLSIILFIVVTSTLQSMIEITDPIILALGASRNRSVWRHCRGLSMCLLLLIFPGFMAYKISQFFHMDFWLLILVSSCMLTSLQVTGTLLIYSLFMVELARRDPIDSLDEIIYCVNAVSRVLEFLVALCVVAYGTWESLLGEWSWMGASVIIIHSYFNVWLRAQSGWRSFLLRREAAHKINSLPRATDEQLRRHNDVCAICFQEMSSAVVTLCGHFFHGNCLRKWLYVQETCPMCHQPVKPTASPQGPAAEAQEGAAPAGEAENRAPGFGWEEEAGLEQTAEGDPGRAEEAGRGENAQAPADAGAPPDLSGVPVRGLRFNASGHFVGLATPEGAWSGADPWVWALEEERLEGRNGAGLHGRPDDGAKAGMVSGDPEQTEQGLPPLAAGGSSHGGGAWGPQNSLWGKGLDGLLLGKSHTSARGHEADTTGLKVKESGPQETTSDRLPRSRTPLSGTAEEYDPDGVGDVSRGPTPAEGDDPNAGSVADGLGQDPGPARTGLN
- the zmp:0000000662 gene encoding RING finger protein 145 isoform X3, translating into MKTRKVWLFSAHLLPLLARLCATPHATLVTVSSFAMVLTGLEVALFLISNLFVPYQLARAAYRELLQVEVLELYRLLALGITLWNQFAVPTLFSVFWFVLFLVQVYSHATSSNPFANHQGVLFVFLTSVSECCATPYSLLGLTFVVSYLALGLLNLCKFYVGGYAAVQNENVMHRGVTEGVTLLLLALQTGLLDMQVLQRTFLLSIILFIVVTSTLQSMIEITDPIILALGASRNRSVWRHCRGLSMCLLLLIFPGFMAYKISQFFHMDFWLLILVSSCMLTSLQVTGTLLIYSLFMVELARRDPIDSLDEIIYCVNAVSRVLEFLVALCVVAYGTWESLLGEWSWMGASVIIIHSYFNVWLRAQSGWRSFLLRREAAHKINSLPRATDEQLRRHNDVCAICFQEMSSAVVTLCGHFFHGNCLRKWLYVQETCPMCHQPVKPTASPQGPAAEAQEGAAPAGEAENRAPGFGWEEEAGLEQTAEGDPGRAEEAGRGENAQAPADAGAPPDLSGVPVRGLRFNASGHFVGLATPEGAWSGADPWVWALEEERLEGRNGAGLHGRPDDGAKAGMVSGDPEQTEQGLPPLAAGGSSHGGGAWGPQNSLWGKGLDGLLLGKSHTSARGHEADTTGLKVKESGPQETTSDRLPRSRTPLSGTAEEYDPDGVGDVSRGPTPAEGDDPNAGSVADGLGQDPGPARTGLN